In one Oryza glaberrima chromosome 2, OglaRS2, whole genome shotgun sequence genomic region, the following are encoded:
- the LOC127763745 gene encoding polyadenylate-binding protein-interacting protein 9-like codes for MVAIEAAAAAAAERGPIRAVAEAEAEAEAKVVDVEGKEEEEEEAAKVEEEEEREYKSDMRKLEELMSKLNPRAQEFVPSSRRAPPPAAAQAAGGLSADAPVFVSAAEYFGGAGAGAGQLQVGGGGGGGGGGRDSSSDGSSNGGGQPQNRRRRSGFNQGRRRTGGRTRRADREDSVRRTVYVSDIDQQVTEQKLAEVFSNCGQVVDCRICGDPHSVLRFAFIEFADDAGARAALTLGGTMLGYYPVRVLPSKTAILPVNPKFLPRTEDEKEMVSRTVYCTNIDKKVTEEDVKIFFQQLCGKVSRLRLLGDYVHSTCIAFVEFAQAESAILALNYSGMVLGTLPIRVSPSKTPVRPRSPRVMSN; via the exons ATGGTGGccatcgaggcggcggcggcggcggcggcggagaggggccCGAtccgggcggtggcggaggcggaggcggaggcggaggcgaaggtggtggatgtggaggggaaggaggaggaggaggaggaggcggccaaggtggaggaggaggaggagagggagtacAAGAGCGACATGAGGAAGCTGGAGGAGCTCATGTCCAAGCTGAACCCGCGCGCGCAGGAGTTCGTGCCatcgtcgcgccgcgcgccgccgccggcggcggcgcaggcggcgggcgggctGTCCGCCGACGCGCCGGTGttcgtctccgccgccgagtACTTCGGCggggccggcgccggagccgggcAGCTgcaggtgggcggcggcggcggcggcggcggcggcgggagggactCCAGCAGCGACGGATccagcaacggcggcgggcaGCCGCAGAATCGCCGG AGAAGGAGTGGATTCAAccagggaaggaggaggacgggAGGCCGGACACGACGCGCCGATAGGGAGGATAGTGTGCGGAGGACCGTCTATGTCTCTGACATTGATCAGCAA GTGACTGAACAGAAGCTTGCCGAAGTGTTTTCTAACTGTGGACAA GTGGTAGATTGCCGTATCTGTGGTGATCCACACTCAGTCTTGCGTTTTGCTTTCATTGAATTTGCTGATGATG CCGGTGCAAGGGCCGCACTAACACTAGGAGGAACCATGCTTGGTTACTACCCTGTTAGAGTTTTGCCTTCCAAAACAGCTATTCTGCCTGTGAATCCTAAATTTCTTCCTCGG ACGgaagatgaaaaagaaatggTCTCAAGGACTGTATATTGTACTAACATAGATAAGAAG GTTACAGAAGAAGATGTAAAGATTTTCTTTCAGCAGCTTTGTGGGAAG GTTTCTCGGCTGAGGCTCCTTGGTGATTATGTGCACTCGACGTGCATTGCATTTGTTGAGTTTGCTCAA GCAGAAAGCGCCATTCTAGCCCTGAACTATAGTGGAATGGTTCTTGGCACACTTCCTATCAG GGTGAGCCCTTCGAAGACACCCGTGCGTCCGCGGTCGCCTCGCGTGATGTCAAACTGA